A genomic segment from Gemmatimonas aurantiaca encodes:
- a CDS encoding ParB/RepB/Spo0J family partition protein, with the protein MTPPPEPPRRLGRGLDALLARRDPKPAPAESASPTTTTASAQSKVEGVTTSGTEEQASEAGTLRQLSLSQIRANPYQPRQEFRPEELADLEASLRVNGLLQPITVRPAPNGQGYELIAGERRFRAATRLGWTDIPALVKPVDDKTLLTLAMIENLQRADLDPIEEADGYQRLIEEFRLTNQEVADVVGKDRSTVANALRLRQLPASVRRMLQEKQLTAGHARALLPLATERAIVDLAREVVSQQLSVREVERRVQAGRPTPPAAGRKPSADSGTPTLPPGASGAVVRQIEEKLRRKLQTSVSLALTAKDKGEVRIAFFSNEDLERLLDLLGVSLD; encoded by the coding sequence ATGACTCCCCCCCCCGAACCTCCCCGCCGACTTGGCCGCGGACTCGACGCGCTGCTGGCCCGTCGCGACCCCAAGCCCGCTCCCGCCGAATCTGCCTCACCCACGACCACCACTGCCTCGGCGCAGTCGAAGGTCGAGGGAGTGACGACGTCCGGAACGGAAGAGCAGGCGAGTGAGGCCGGGACACTGCGGCAGTTGTCGCTCTCGCAGATCCGCGCCAACCCCTATCAGCCGCGTCAGGAATTCCGCCCCGAAGAGCTGGCCGACCTCGAAGCCAGTCTGCGGGTGAATGGACTGCTGCAGCCCATCACCGTGCGGCCCGCACCGAACGGACAGGGCTACGAACTCATCGCCGGCGAGCGCCGCTTCCGTGCCGCCACACGTCTGGGCTGGACCGACATCCCGGCCCTCGTCAAACCGGTTGACGACAAGACGCTGCTGACGCTGGCCATGATCGAGAACCTGCAGCGCGCGGACCTCGATCCCATCGAAGAAGCCGACGGCTATCAGCGGCTCATCGAGGAATTCCGGCTCACCAACCAGGAAGTCGCCGACGTGGTCGGCAAAGACCGCTCGACCGTCGCCAACGCCCTCCGCCTCCGGCAGCTCCCGGCTTCCGTGCGCCGCATGCTGCAGGAGAAGCAACTCACGGCCGGACACGCCCGCGCCCTGCTGCCCCTCGCGACGGAGCGCGCGATCGTTGATCTCGCCCGCGAAGTCGTCTCCCAACAGCTCTCGGTCCGCGAGGTCGAACGCCGCGTCCAGGCCGGCCGCCCCACGCCGCCCGCCGCCGGACGGAAGCCTTCGGCCGACAGCGGCACCCCGACGCTGCCCCCCGGCGCATCGGGTGCAGTGGTCCGACAGATCGAGGAAAAGCTGCGCCGGAAGCTCCAGACCAGCGTCTCCCTGGCGCTCACCGCCAAGGACAAGGGCGAGGTACGCATCGCGTTCTTCTCCAACGAGGACCTAGAACGCCTTCTCGACTTGCTCGGCGTTTCACTCGACTAA
- a CDS encoding BMP family protein, with protein sequence MNSVLTKSVRFGAVALIGLLAACGKDKAESGSAADKMRVALLTPGPISDKSWNGSAYEGLLALRDSLGAEVSHIQTKTPAEFEENFRQYGAQGYRLVFGHGFEFQDAASRVAPSYPKTIYVVTSGRVTGPNLAGVAFLFEEASYQAGMIAGAVTKTNKLGLIAGTELPPVKASFEAFARGARAVNPKVEVITSYIGNWDDVSAGKEQALAQLARGVDVIFQNADAAGLGVFQAVKEKKALAFGTNANQNDVAPDVIIGSVVIDLPKAFMLIGREVQSGAFTGRVISLGVKDDVVRLELNPALADRIPAAARAAVDSVDALLKAGTFHALSDVLEGADAPRQTSVTPGQASTPPSTPPAP encoded by the coding sequence ATGAATTCCGTGCTCACGAAAAGTGTCCGCTTCGGCGCCGTGGCCCTGATCGGCCTGCTCGCGGCGTGCGGCAAGGACAAGGCCGAGTCGGGAAGCGCAGCCGACAAGATGCGCGTCGCCTTGCTCACCCCCGGACCGATCTCCGACAAGTCATGGAACGGGAGTGCCTACGAAGGACTGCTCGCGCTGCGGGACAGCCTGGGCGCCGAAGTCTCGCACATCCAGACGAAAACCCCGGCGGAATTCGAGGAGAACTTCCGGCAGTACGGAGCGCAGGGTTACCGCCTCGTATTCGGCCACGGATTCGAATTTCAGGACGCCGCGAGCCGAGTCGCGCCCAGCTATCCGAAGACCATCTATGTCGTCACGTCGGGGCGGGTGACCGGTCCGAACCTCGCCGGCGTCGCCTTCCTGTTCGAGGAAGCGTCGTATCAGGCCGGCATGATCGCCGGCGCCGTCACGAAGACCAACAAACTCGGGCTCATCGCCGGCACCGAACTGCCGCCCGTGAAGGCCAGTTTCGAGGCCTTCGCCCGCGGGGCCCGGGCGGTCAATCCCAAGGTCGAAGTCATCACGTCCTACATCGGCAACTGGGACGACGTCAGCGCCGGCAAGGAACAGGCGCTCGCCCAGCTCGCGCGCGGCGTGGACGTGATCTTCCAGAACGCCGACGCCGCCGGTCTTGGCGTCTTCCAGGCCGTGAAGGAGAAGAAGGCGCTCGCGTTCGGCACGAATGCCAACCAGAACGATGTCGCGCCCGATGTCATCATCGGCAGTGTGGTCATCGATCTGCCCAAAGCATTCATGCTGATCGGGCGTGAAGTGCAGAGCGGTGCATTCACGGGTCGGGTCATCAGCCTGGGCGTGAAGGACGACGTGGTGCGGCTGGAGCTCAACCCGGCGCTGGCCGACCGCATTCCGGCGGCCGCGCGTGCGGCCGTCGATTCGGTGGACGCGCTGCTCAAGGCCGGAACGTTCCATGCGCTGTCCGACGTGCTCGAGGGAGCGGATGCCCCCCGTCAGACCAGCGTCACTCCGGGGCAGGCATCGACGCCACCATCGACACCGCCCGCGCCGTGA